Below is a genomic region from Geoglobus acetivorans.
TGTCTCTCTCACTTCTCCAAGCGTTTTCTCTACAAGCTCAGCTACGCCCAGTGCGTCCGGAAGGTTGCTGTCGGGATCTGCGTCAACCGCCATCACTTTGCTCGTCGTCTGGGAAATAAAATGGGTGAGGAGCGCTGAAAGTATTGTTTTTCCTGTTCCCCCCTTCCCTGTAACCGCTATCACTGTCATGACTACTCCTCTATGATCATCTCACTGATCTTAATTTCTGCGCCTTTTAAGGTAATTTTAATAAATTTTGGTTCATCTTTTTTGTCGGTCATTTCCCTCCCTTCTTCTCCTCGCTTTTAACAATTATCTTGTCGATAACGATCTTCGCATCCTTGATTATCAGTTTTATTCCAGCGGTTGCAGGCTGTGCTGCCGGGAGCTGAATCTGCGGCATCTGGAATGCTGGCATCTGTGGCATCATGGGCATCTGTGCTGGCTGTACCACCTGCTGTGTGGGCTGTGCCTCGGCAACCTCAGCCTCTGCCGGGGCCTCCTCGACCTCTTCAACTTCCTCTTCTTCCTCTTTCCAGCCCTCTGTTATCTTTTTGCCGTCGACAGGTCTTGTAACTCCGGTAACGACGGGATGGTCAACATTCTTTAGGAACTCCTTGAGTTCATCAATCGTTCTCGCATCCTCTTCAGTTGCTATCTTGTCCCTTACATCTTCTGGAATGTATTTTTCGATTCTCTGTTTCAGTTCCTTGGGCATCCAGACGGTTCTGTACCATCCACCATCGGCCTGAATGAACTTCTTGCTCCTGAAGTAGCTTATACCAATTCCGAGGAAACCGATAACCTGCTTTCCTCCACCGGTCTGACCTGCCATTGTTGAGAACGTGAGGCCATTGGGTGCAGGTTCAGGATATCCTCTGTGGACCCAGCCTATACCATCAACTTCAGGCATGTAGAATCCTATGACCTCAAAGCATCCACATGAGGTGTGCGGATACTCGAAGAAGCTGTGAAGCTTGATCCTGTCATATTCTCCACCGCTCTCCTCCTTTGCGAATTCATTAACTCCGCTGTATTCTCCGCCCACCGGATCTACAACATCTCCTTTTGGTATGGCCTTGTTTGGCCCCTCTGGATCAACTCTTGCAGCAGCTCTGCCATCAAACCAGCTTATAGCACCACAGAGCGATGGTCTGTCAGGGCTGACGACACACACATTTGTTGGAGCAAAGCTCTGGCAGAGTGTGCATGAATAGAATTCGTCCACGTCCTCGTCATGGAGGGTCTCAACTCTCGCATCTCTCTCCTCATAAATTGGCATTGCAACCTCGTTCAGGATTTTCTCCACAAGATCCTTGTCCGTGATGTAAACTGCCTCGATCTTCTCTATGAATGGCAGCTCGTTTTTGAACAGGAACATGGTCGCATGAGCGATTTCGGTCAGGCTTTTGAGGCCTTTCTTCAGCGCACCTTTGCTCAGCCTGATCCAGATATCATATCTCTGGTTGAGGTGCATGTATCCCTCGATGTAGTTCTGGAAGTCATGGTTTCTTCTTTCGATAACCGGTTCGAGGTCCTCCTCAACCTGGCTGCCTGCGATGTAATAGATCATGGCATAAGGATATGCTTTTCCTTCTTCCATCTCATCAAGGTCCGGGCCTATCAGTGTAACCTTCATGTCTTCAACCTGATCTTCAGGAAGGGCGAGCACAAGCTCGAATCCTGGCTGTGATGGACCTCCAAGCTCCACAAACATGTCTCCCTTCCTGACTCTCTCTCCTTCAAACATTGGGGATATATCAAACGGAAACTCCGCCTCAGTCCCCTGAACCTCCTTTATTTTCGCACCTTCAGGAATTTCCACCCTTTTTCTTTCTGCCATTTAAATCACCCCCATACTTACAGATTATTCACAACCTCTTCAAGCATCTGATAATGCATTTCCTTATTTGCGGTCAGGTTTGTGAAACTGAATTTTGCGTGTGGCTGGTAGAACTCGTCTAAGCTTATCGTCGTTATCTTGGAGAAGTGCTTCAGTGCTGAAAGCATTCTTGAGAGATAATACGGCAGGAAACCCAGGAAGAGTACGACATCATAGGGTCCCTTGCCATCAAATCCCTGCCATTCCTCGTCGAGCATGAACTGGGTTACGTAATGCAGAGGGAATACGGCTGACTGGGGTTTGACTCCTCGCTCTATCAGGGCTTTGCTTGATCCTCCGGTGGCTATGATTGGAACGCCCTTCTCGTGAAACTTGACTGCAAAGTCCACAAGCTTCGGATCCTTCAGGAGCTGACCTCCTGTAACGAGTACCGGATGTTTCGCCTTCTTTACGAGATTTACCACCACATTCGGTTTTACTGCTGTGGCTTCTCTGCTCACCTGAATATCGGCAACCTGATATCTTCTCGCAGCCGGATATTTGTCTTCCTTCTTAACTGCCATCATAACACCTCCAAAAAATTAGTTACTGTGGGGGCTTTTCCCCCGCGTATTTTTCATAAACCTCCTCAACGAGCGTTGGGTTAAATCCAGCATCAAATGGTCTTATTGGCCCTTCGAGTATCTTCTTCTTATCCCAGTCGATCTTCCAGCCGTAATCGCTTTCGAGGATCTGCAGGAGCTGGTCTTTCAGCTTCAGCGGGAGGTCTGCCTCGCTTCTGACATACAGTGGCCAGTCATCCGGCAGTGTACCGAGGTATTTCTGGCTCAGTTCGAGGTAATGCGTGAGTTTGATCTGTCTTCCCTGGCTGGTGTCGTTGGGTCTCAGGGCAAGTCTTGCCAGCTGGACGATTGCTTCTTCTTTGGTCTCAACTGCAACAAGCAGTGAGTCTGGGGCAGGCTCGATGTTCATCTTCTTTCTGGATTTTATGTCATATACCCACCACTTCTCTGGCTTGTAGTATCTGCCTATGTATGCTCTTCTGTATTTTGCACCGTGCGGCCCGACAACGACCGGAACACCGAGTCTGTTGAAGCCTGTTGCGATACTTGCAGCCTTGTGGCTGTACGGTCCCCAGCTGAAACCAACAGCGCCGACTCTGTTCAGGATGTAGTCTGCAATCTCAGCATAGTTTCCTCTGAGCGGTCTCATTGCGAATATGCTCGCAACCTTCATTGCCACACCGCTTATGTGTGAGTTGGATACACAGCTCCCTGTGTTGACGAGACCACCTGCGTCGAATATGCCGGGATATTTCTCAAACAGGGTCTGCCCATCTTCATCCTTGAGCATACCTATGTCCATTGCGTGGCAACCGGAGGTTACCACAATGTATCTCCTCTTGAGGAATTCTTCAAGTATTTCTCTTATGGACTGCATTTCATCCGGAAAGTTTATGCAACCAACAGCTGCAATAATTCCGGGAATCTGACCCATGACAATTGGCTGACCGACGTTTCTCACTTCCGTATCCTGTATCGGACCCCTGCCGACTCTGGTCTTACCGCTCTTGTTGTAGAGCTTTTCAAAGTTGCTCGCCATTATTACGTTAATGATTTTGATGTTCTTCGGGCATGCCTGCTCACACTTCCCGCATGCAAGGCACTGTTCTTCAAGGTACCCGAGCTTGCTCAGGTCCTTTGTCTTCTGGGCGTGGGCCATTCCCTGGTCTATTCTCAGGTTGTGTGGACAGGTGAACACACAGCTCATGCACTGTGTACACTTGTTTATCTCTCCCCAGAGGTCTTCGTCTGTCTCGAAGAATCTGTATTTTCTCTCACCGCCGTGCTTCTTGAACACTGCCTCAGCAACAAGTGGGGCAACCTGGCCAACCTTTTCAGGATCTGACAGGAAAACACCTGGAAGCTTTCCGCTTACGAGAGCATCAACAATCTTGTCAACTGGCCAGTCACTTACGTCCGGCAGCCCTCTTATTGCTGCATCACTTGTGGCAATGAGTGGGATTCCCACAGCCTTACACGCCTCGAGCAGGTCAGCCCTTATGCACTGCTCGTCGCTTATCAGCACATCCGGCAATCCAGACCTTATAACCCTGAGCTGGTAGCTTATTGGCCCGAAAATCTTTGTTTTTGAACTGACTCTTGTCATGTCATGTGCCGTACAGCAGAGTCCGGCAATCTCGAAGTTATCGATTTTTCCCTGTTCTTCAAGATACTCCACAACCGGCCTTGAATACATCACGTTATGGCCGACAACAACAATGACTGGTTTGCTCTTGTCGACAATTCCAAATCCGGTATCCACAAGCGGAGTATCCTGTTCGGCTTTTGGCAGGTTATATGCCACGATCTGGGCAATGTCAGCTACCTCCATACCTATATGGTCTGCCATACCTACATGCATGGCCTTGCTTTCGTAATCTATGAAGCTCTCTTCATTTCCTATGTGGGTTGCGTGCAGCACTTTGACAATCTCCTTTTCAGCCCAGTCGAGGGCCTCTCTCAGATCCCCGAGAGTTCTTGGCTTTATGCCGATAATCGTCCTGATATTCGGAGCCTCCACGTTGATGTCTCCACCCAGGTCTATCGGAAGATCCTCTCCATAATCCTCAATCAGATGATCAAGAAGGTGTCTTGCATGGGCCGTGTGGGCGGCAGCACCAATACAACAGGCAATTGTGACGAGTCTTGCCTTGGCTGTTTTCAGGTCAATGCCGCATGCGCCTCTCTTGTTCATGGACAGATCACATGGACCCATCGTACAGAGGTTGCAGTAGTCGGACATCGGAGCATAGAAAGGTTCAAACCTTTCGAGCAGTTTGTGATCCCACTTCCTCAGTTCGAGAATACCGGGCTTTGGCGTAGGTCCCATTGGCTCGGTCCATTCCTCTTCTTCCTCGACTACCTTTCCTATCTTTATACTTACGTTTCTCATCTCGTCTATTGCAAACAAACCTTTTTTAAGTTCGAAAGCCATACCATACCACCTCACATATCGAATCCAATTATCAGATTTTCTGAATCTCAGATTTTGTGTTTTATATGCTGCAATTTGCCTATTCCTGACATCTCAGTAATGCAGCAATATAAAACATTACCTATTTTTTCCATGTTAAAATAAAATAAAATTACGTTAACACTTTTTGCATAATTTCTTCAGGTTTAGTAACACTGCCTTCCACAGGTTCAATCGTGGCCTGAAACCTCTTGAAATCGTCGAAATCTGTGAGATACGAGCTGTAAATGCTGTTTGGCATAAATGCACCATCTTCAGGAGCGGTATCAGATATCAGCACTTTGAGATTCACACTTCGCCCTTTAGCAGTAACCTTCACAATATCTCCCTCTCTGAAACCATTTTTCTTTGCAAAATCGTCTGTGAAGTATATCACCGCCGATTTTTCGACAAATTCTTCGCTGAACTTGCCTTTGTCCATCGCCTCAACTTGATAGCTGAGCCTCCCGACAACCACTTCCACACTCACTTTTTTCAGGAATTTTGAGAACTGAAGGGGCATTCAGACCACCTCCAGCAATCTGCTGAGAATCGCCTCGTCATTGATTTCTTTCTCAAACAGGGGTTTCAGCTCAACTCTGACACCATCACTCCTGACCATTGTCCCACCCGTTTCAACCCCGGCTATTGCTGATGGGAGAACCACCCTGGCAAACCTGCCGGTGAATGTTTCTCTCGGGTCAATCACGATTGTGTTTATTTTTGCCAGTTTTTTCGCATATTCAAACGGCAGGGAATTTAGAGGGTCTGTACCAATTATCACAGCGGTATCTATGGCGTCGTTTTCGAGAAGTCTGTAAAAAGCAAACTCATCGGAGCTGCGCTGCTCATTGAAACTGTACCTGTTAATCTCACCTGTTTTATCAAACATCAGCTCGTTGAAACCCCTCATGTTTGGATGGCAGCCAGCCGGGATGAAATAGACGCCTGTTCTCTCGTTCAGTCTTGCTATGAGGTTTTTGAACGCTTCATATTTGCCTTTCAGCCCGTATTTCAATCCAAGCCCTCCGAATATCACGTTGAAGTCTGCTTTTTCCATTTCTTTCAGGATTCTGGGGATATCGTTGACGAAAATTGACGGAGCCTTTCCGTCGAGAGCCTGATTGAACGCCTCGATCAGCTCCAGATCATCCCTTATCTGAAGGAATCTGGCATTTTTCTTGGCGAGCTTTGCTGTGTGGGTTTTTCTAACATCGATGACAACGAGAAATCTGTCTTCCTCGTAGCCACGCTGTCTTTTTCCACCTCTCGGGTAGTAGGTGTATCTGGACATGTGTCTCGAAAGGCTGTGGTATGCATCGCTTCCCCAGTATGCAATCACGTATGCGTTGTCCTTGACCTCCTCGAGTGTGGTGCTGGGCAGTTCTCCTTTTAGAATCATTTCCACAAAGTCTCCGAGGCAGAACGTTGAGTTGTCGTCTATGTATGCTTCTTTCTTTTCTGCAAGTTTTATCGCAAGTTCCTGCACTTCGAGGGTTGTTGTGTCCAGCCCGTAAATTGCGAGGTTTTCCGAATTCTGAATGATATCCTGTGCCTTCTCGATAGCCTGTTCGAAGTCGGCAATTTTCCCGTCAACCTTTGGTTCTGTCCTTGACAGCCTGTAGTTCAGAAATATTCCGGCACCTCTTCTGCAGGCGTTATAAACAGTTTTTACATCGTCTTTTTCTGTCACTATCTCAATGTCATCGCACAGACATGAGCATCCTGCGCATGTGTACATTCCATCACCCCTCCAGAAAACTTATTGCATCGCTCGGGCAGTTTTCTCTGCATGCAACACAGAGTATTCTGTTCTTACCGTATCTTCTGCACCTCTGGACGTTGATTATTTTAAGCACCCCGTTTTCCAGTCTGTAAATGGGATCGTCGATTTTTGGTCCGAATCCACTTCCCGATCCGTAGGCATCCTCTGCTGCATGCACAGGACACACAACAATGCAGTTTGCACATCCCGTGCATTTGCTTTCATCGACAATCAGCCCGGTTTCACTTGCCTCTTTCAGAGGTTCAAGCATTTCAAGGAGCTGTTCTTTTTGTTTTGCGTATTTTTCCTCTTCAAAAAGAGGTGTGCATTCCTCTATCTGTCTGTCTCTGTTGACAACCTTGAAGGCAAAGGCCATACATGTTTGTTCGCCGCATTTCTTGCAGTTGGTTTTCGGTAAAAGTTTGTAAATCTCCATCGGTGTGATCGGCATTGAAAAGAGTAGGTTTCTTAATAATTTAACGTTTCGCATTTTTGAATCTCCAATCAATAGTCATTATGGTGCAAGAAAAAAACAATGAAAACATTTATAAAAATGTAATTTAAAATATCCGACCATGAAACCGGTGGTTGATTTTGAAAGATTCAAGCCTGATATCAGATACGCTTACGATTTAAAACCGGTTTTGCATCAGCCTGATGCACTTAAGGACAATTTTCCAGCATATTTCATGTACAGGGATGCTTATCTAACCAGAGAGGACTGGGAGAA
It encodes:
- the cdhB gene encoding CO dehydrogenase/acetyl-CoA synthase complex subunit epsilon; the protein is MMAVKKEDKYPAARRYQVADIQVSREATAVKPNVVVNLVKKAKHPVLVTGGQLLKDPKLVDFAVKFHEKGVPIIATGGSSKALIERGVKPQSAVFPLHYVTQFMLDEEWQGFDGKGPYDVVLFLGFLPYYLSRMLSALKHFSKITTISLDEFYQPHAKFSFTNLTANKEMHYQMLEEVVNNL
- a CDS encoding molybdopterin dinucleotide binding domain-containing protein yields the protein MPLQFSKFLKKVSVEVVVGRLSYQVEAMDKGKFSEEFVEKSAVIYFTDDFAKKNGFREGDIVKVTAKGRSVNLKVLISDTAPEDGAFMPNSIYSSYLTDFDDFKRFQATIEPVEGSVTKPEEIMQKVLT
- a CDS encoding formylmethanofuran dehydrogenase subunit B, whose product is MYTCAGCSCLCDDIEIVTEKDDVKTVYNACRRGAGIFLNYRLSRTEPKVDGKIADFEQAIEKAQDIIQNSENLAIYGLDTTTLEVQELAIKLAEKKEAYIDDNSTFCLGDFVEMILKGELPSTTLEEVKDNAYVIAYWGSDAYHSLSRHMSRYTYYPRGGKRQRGYEEDRFLVVIDVRKTHTAKLAKKNARFLQIRDDLELIEAFNQALDGKAPSIFVNDIPRILKEMEKADFNVIFGGLGLKYGLKGKYEAFKNLIARLNERTGVYFIPAGCHPNMRGFNELMFDKTGEINRYSFNEQRSSDEFAFYRLLENDAIDTAVIIGTDPLNSLPFEYAKKLAKINTIVIDPRETFTGRFARVVLPSAIAGVETGGTMVRSDGVRVELKPLFEKEINDEAILSRLLEVV
- a CDS encoding (Fe-S)-binding protein, translated to MPITPMEIYKLLPKTNCKKCGEQTCMAFAFKVVNRDRQIEECTPLFEEEKYAKQKEQLLEMLEPLKEASETGLIVDESKCTGCANCIVVCPVHAAEDAYGSGSGFGPKIDDPIYRLENGVLKIINVQRCRRYGKNRILCVACRENCPSDAISFLEG
- the cdhC gene encoding CO dehydrogenase/CO-methylating acetyl-CoA synthase complex subunit beta — encoded protein: MAERKRVEIPEGAKIKEVQGTEAEFPFDISPMFEGERVRKGDMFVELGGPSQPGFELVLALPEDQVEDMKVTLIGPDLDEMEEGKAYPYAMIYYIAGSQVEEDLEPVIERRNHDFQNYIEGYMHLNQRYDIWIRLSKGALKKGLKSLTEIAHATMFLFKNELPFIEKIEAVYITDKDLVEKILNEVAMPIYEERDARVETLHDEDVDEFYSCTLCQSFAPTNVCVVSPDRPSLCGAISWFDGRAAARVDPEGPNKAIPKGDVVDPVGGEYSGVNEFAKEESGGEYDRIKLHSFFEYPHTSCGCFEVIGFYMPEVDGIGWVHRGYPEPAPNGLTFSTMAGQTGGGKQVIGFLGIGISYFRSKKFIQADGGWYRTVWMPKELKQRIEKYIPEDVRDKIATEEDARTIDELKEFLKNVDHPVVTGVTRPVDGKKITEGWKEEEEEVEEVEEAPAEAEVAEAQPTQQVVQPAQMPMMPQMPAFQMPQIQLPAAQPATAGIKLIIKDAKIVIDKIIVKSEEKKGGK
- the cdhA gene encoding CO dehydrogenase/acetyl-CoA synthase complex subunit alpha, whose amino-acid sequence is MAFELKKGLFAIDEMRNVSIKIGKVVEEEEEWTEPMGPTPKPGILELRKWDHKLLERFEPFYAPMSDYCNLCTMGPCDLSMNKRGACGIDLKTAKARLVTIACCIGAAAHTAHARHLLDHLIEDYGEDLPIDLGGDINVEAPNIRTIIGIKPRTLGDLREALDWAEKEIVKVLHATHIGNEESFIDYESKAMHVGMADHIGMEVADIAQIVAYNLPKAEQDTPLVDTGFGIVDKSKPVIVVVGHNVMYSRPVVEYLEEQGKIDNFEIAGLCCTAHDMTRVSSKTKIFGPISYQLRVIRSGLPDVLISDEQCIRADLLEACKAVGIPLIATSDAAIRGLPDVSDWPVDKIVDALVSGKLPGVFLSDPEKVGQVAPLVAEAVFKKHGGERKYRFFETDEDLWGEINKCTQCMSCVFTCPHNLRIDQGMAHAQKTKDLSKLGYLEEQCLACGKCEQACPKNIKIINVIMASNFEKLYNKSGKTRVGRGPIQDTEVRNVGQPIVMGQIPGIIAAVGCINFPDEMQSIREILEEFLKRRYIVVTSGCHAMDIGMLKDEDGQTLFEKYPGIFDAGGLVNTGSCVSNSHISGVAMKVASIFAMRPLRGNYAEIADYILNRVGAVGFSWGPYSHKAASIATGFNRLGVPVVVGPHGAKYRRAYIGRYYKPEKWWVYDIKSRKKMNIEPAPDSLLVAVETKEEAIVQLARLALRPNDTSQGRQIKLTHYLELSQKYLGTLPDDWPLYVRSEADLPLKLKDQLLQILESDYGWKIDWDKKKILEGPIRPFDAGFNPTLVEEVYEKYAGEKPPQ